The Lucilia cuprina isolate Lc7/37 chromosome 5, ASM2204524v1, whole genome shotgun sequence genome includes a window with the following:
- the LOC111686643 gene encoding adipokinetic hormone, which produces MNSISIIVPTIFVLLLLACVECQLTFSPDWGKRSVGGGSGSNTGAFFDTQPGNCKTSNEMLLEIFRFVQNEAQLFLDCKHRE; this is translated from the exons ATGAACTCAATCAGCATCATTGTACCAACCATTTTTGTGCTCTTGCTCTTGGCCTGTGTCGAATGTCAATTGACATTTTCACCCGATTGGGGTAAGAGATCGGTGGGTGGTGGTTCTGGCTCGAATACTGGTGCCTTTTTTGATACACAACCTGGTAACTGTAAAACATCCAATGAAATGCTATTGGAAATCTTTCGTTTTGTGCAG AATGAGGCCCAATTATTTTTGGATTGTAAACATCGGGAATAA